In a genomic window of Neisseria flavescens:
- a CDS encoding anhydro-N-acetylmuramic acid kinase produces the protein MQPQYYIGIMSGTSMDGADAVLIQMQGKQWQRAVAHSFLPYSDGLRQELLALQNIGENELHRSNILAQTLSRLYAQTVQQLLAEQNLSAKDIAAIGCHGQTIRHAPEHGYSIQLVNLPLLAELTGIFTIGDFRSRDLACNGQGAPLVPAFHEALFQDANETRAVLNIGGISNISILPPDNPSFGFDTGPGNMLMDAWMQHIWQQPYDKNGEKAAQGKILPDLLASLLDHPYFSRPYPKSTGRELFSLGWLQGRLKGNEKPEDVIRTLVFYTAQTIFDATKQAAPAIHHLYICGGGIRNPVLMQDLKTLFSPDTKLHSTAKLDLDPQWVEAAAFAWLAACWCNQVPSNPHHATGAHSHRILGSGHYGN, from the coding sequence ATGCAACCCCAATACTATATCGGCATCATGTCCGGAACCAGCATGGACGGTGCCGATGCCGTACTGATTCAAATGCAGGGCAAGCAATGGCAACGCGCCGTTGCACATAGCTTTCTACCCTATTCAGACGGCCTGCGCCAAGAATTGTTGGCACTGCAAAATATAGGCGAAAATGAATTGCACAGAAGCAATATCCTGGCTCAAACACTCAGCCGCCTATACGCCCAAACCGTCCAACAACTATTGGCAGAACAAAACCTGTCGGCCAAAGACATTGCCGCGATCGGCTGCCACGGACAAACCATCCGCCATGCGCCTGAACACGGTTACAGCATTCAACTGGTCAACCTCCCCCTATTGGCCGAACTGACCGGCATTTTCACGATCGGCGACTTCCGCAGCCGTGACCTTGCCTGCAACGGTCAAGGTGCGCCCCTCGTCCCCGCTTTTCACGAAGCGCTGTTTCAAGATGCGAATGAAACCCGCGCCGTACTCAACATTGGCGGCATTTCCAATATCAGCATCCTCCCACCCGACAACCCTTCTTTCGGCTTCGATACCGGCCCCGGCAATATGCTGATGGATGCATGGATGCAACATATTTGGCAGCAGCCTTACGACAAAAACGGGGAAAAAGCCGCACAAGGCAAAATCCTCCCTGACCTGCTCGCTTCCCTGCTCGACCATCCTTACTTCAGCCGCCCTTACCCGAAAAGTACAGGCCGAGAGTTGTTTTCCCTAGGCTGGCTTCAAGGCCGTCTGAAAGGTAATGAAAAGCCGGAAGATGTGATACGCACATTGGTCTTTTATACCGCACAAACCATTTTTGACGCGACCAAACAAGCTGCTCCGGCGATTCATCATCTTTATATCTGCGGCGGCGGCATCCGCAATCCGGTTTTGATGCAAGACTTGAAAACCCTGTTTTCTCCCGACACCAAATTACACAGCACAGCCAAGCTCGATCTTGACCCGCAATGGGTCGAAGCCGCCGCTTTTGCCTGGCTTGCAGCCTGTTGGTGCAATCAAGTTCCGAGCAATCCCCACCATGCAACCGGCGCACACTCACACCGAATTTTAGGCTCGGGGCATTATGGCAACTAA
- a CDS encoding inorganic phosphate transporter yields MAQTQSSANLKLINTVFAAMLVSMVGYFIYWGLGYTHYNHSGLFILATFFGVFMAFNVGGNDIANSFGTSVGSGTLTIPQALLIAAVFEVSGAVIAGGEVTDTIRKGIVDLNGMHLDPMQFVFIMMSALLAAALWLLFASHKGLPVSTTHAIIGGIVGSALCMAALNGVDSVALIQWDKLGEIALSWILSPVLGGIVSYLLFSRIKKNVLDYHSWADNTLKGIKLEKKAYKEEHRLFFEALSESEKVEYATKMAHDAQIYDEPDFDPEELQSEYYRGMHRFDSRKGEVDSYKALHSWVPFIASVGGMMIAAMLIFKGLKNLHLGMSNVNSFLTIFMIGAAIWMGTFVFAKSLKRKDLDKSTFQMFSWMQVFTACGFAFSHGANDIANAIGPFAAIMDVLRTNSITAQNAVPPIAMLTFGIALIVGLWFVGKEVIKTVGTSLAEMHPASGFSAELSAAAVVMAASFMGLPVSSTHILVGAVLGIGLVNRNANWRLMKPIGLAWVITLPAAAVLSVVSYLVLQAVF; encoded by the coding sequence ATGGCTCAAACTCAGTCGAGTGCGAACTTGAAGCTGATTAATACGGTTTTTGCCGCTATGCTTGTGAGCATGGTCGGCTATTTTATTTATTGGGGCTTGGGTTATACCCACTACAACCACTCCGGCCTGTTTATCCTTGCTACCTTTTTCGGCGTCTTCATGGCGTTTAATGTGGGTGGCAACGATATTGCCAACTCTTTCGGTACAAGTGTCGGCTCCGGCACATTGACCATTCCGCAAGCCTTGCTGATTGCGGCAGTATTTGAAGTCAGTGGTGCAGTGATTGCCGGCGGCGAGGTAACAGATACCATCCGTAAGGGTATTGTCGATTTGAATGGCATGCATCTGGATCCGATGCAGTTTGTCTTTATTATGATGTCTGCGCTTTTGGCTGCGGCATTGTGGCTGCTTTTCGCATCGCACAAAGGTCTGCCGGTTTCCACCACACATGCCATTATCGGCGGTATCGTCGGTAGTGCTCTGTGTATGGCGGCATTGAACGGTGTGGATTCTGTTGCGTTGATTCAATGGGACAAGTTGGGCGAAATTGCCTTGTCTTGGATATTGTCTCCGGTTTTGGGCGGCATCGTTTCCTATCTGTTGTTTTCACGAATTAAGAAAAACGTTTTGGACTACCACTCTTGGGCTGATAATACGCTCAAAGGCATCAAGTTGGAGAAGAAAGCCTATAAAGAAGAACACCGCCTGTTTTTTGAAGCCTTGAGTGAATCTGAAAAAGTCGAATACGCCACCAAAATGGCGCACGATGCCCAAATCTATGATGAGCCGGACTTTGATCCTGAAGAATTGCAGTCTGAGTATTATCGCGGTATGCACCGCTTTGACAGCCGTAAGGGTGAAGTAGATTCTTATAAAGCCCTGCATTCCTGGGTGCCGTTTATTGCTTCTGTCGGCGGCATGATGATTGCGGCAATGTTGATTTTCAAAGGTCTGAAAAATCTGCATTTGGGTATGAGCAACGTCAACAGCTTCCTGACCATTTTCATGATTGGCGCGGCTATTTGGATGGGTACGTTTGTATTTGCCAAAAGTTTAAAACGCAAAGATTTGGATAAATCGACTTTCCAAATGTTCTCATGGATGCAGGTATTTACCGCTTGCGGTTTCGCATTCAGTCATGGTGCGAACGATATTGCCAATGCGATTGGTCCGTTTGCCGCGATTATGGATGTGTTGCGTACCAACAGCATTACCGCTCAAAACGCCGTGCCGCCTATTGCCATGTTGACTTTTGGTATCGCATTGATAGTCGGCTTGTGGTTTGTTGGTAAAGAAGTGATTAAAACCGTTGGCACCAGCTTGGCAGAAATGCACCCCGCGTCAGGTTTTTCTGCAGAGCTTTCTGCCGCCGCCGTCGTGATGGCTGCATCATTTATGGGCTTGCCTGTTTCCAGTACCCATATCTTGGTGGGTGCAGTTTTGGGTATCGGCTTGGTTAACCGCAATGCCAACTGGAGATTGATGAAACCGATCGGCCTTGCTTGGGTTATTACCTTGCCTGCTGCTGCTG
- a CDS encoding IS110 family transposase yields MNVIGLDVSKDTIDATLITTKGSKDYIKISNNIQGFENLINWIKTKRIRKIAISMEATGIYYEQVAEYLSALYTVYVINPLKIKEYAKSQFSNTKTDKADSKLIAEFANRHLDKLTPFRPSENPILYKLVNLLQQLKEQQKETQNRLHTAKDIYIKSTHEAIIELLEEKIDQTSKRIEGMIKQKESLNIEYQNLQTIPAIGKETAVILLRHLTDKNFETANKFVAFAGLSPKIEQSGTSVKKNGRLSQYGHRQLKRALFMPALVAYRMNAFPQLVSNLEAAKKPKMIIIVALMRKLAKMAFYIHKTKKPFDKARHQAV; encoded by the coding sequence ATGAATGTAATAGGGTTGGACGTGTCGAAAGACACGATAGATGCAACGTTGATTACAACTAAAGGAAGCAAAGACTATATAAAAATATCCAATAATATACAAGGATTTGAGAATCTGATTAATTGGATAAAAACAAAACGAATTAGAAAAATTGCCATAAGCATGGAAGCAACAGGCATTTACTACGAACAGGTGGCAGAATATTTGAGCGCACTATATACCGTTTATGTTATTAATCCCTTAAAAATCAAAGAATACGCAAAAAGTCAGTTCAGCAATACCAAAACAGACAAAGCAGATTCAAAACTTATTGCCGAATTTGCAAACCGACACTTAGACAAACTGACACCGTTTAGGCCGTCTGAAAATCCCATACTCTATAAGCTGGTTAATCTGCTGCAACAACTAAAAGAACAGCAAAAAGAAACACAAAACAGGTTGCATACCGCAAAAGACATATACATAAAATCAACCCATGAAGCAATCATAGAACTGCTTGAAGAAAAAATAGATCAGACATCAAAGCGGATAGAAGGCATGATAAAACAGAAAGAAAGTCTAAATATCGAATATCAAAACCTGCAAACCATACCTGCAATAGGAAAAGAAACCGCAGTGATACTACTAAGACACCTGACAGATAAAAATTTTGAAACAGCGAATAAATTTGTAGCCTTTGCCGGTTTAAGTCCAAAAATTGAACAATCAGGGACAAGTGTCAAAAAAAACGGCCGATTGAGCCAATACGGACACCGGCAATTAAAACGCGCCTTGTTCATGCCTGCCCTTGTTGCCTATCGTATGAATGCATTTCCTCAACTTGTAAGCAATTTGGAAGCGGCAAAAAAGCCTAAGATGATAATCATCGTTGCACTAATGCGGAAATTGGCAAAAATGGCATTCTATATACACAAGACTAAAAAGCCGTTTGATAAAGCGCGACATCAGGCGGTTTAA